Proteins encoded by one window of Erwinia pyrifoliae DSM 12163:
- the zitB gene encoding CDF family zinc transporter ZitB — translation MAHNHMKKDANRSRLLAAFIVTAVFMLAEVAGGLLSGSLALLADAGHMLTDAAALLIALLATHFARRKPSGHHSFGFLRLTTLAAFVNAIALLVITVLIVWEAVQRFWHPQPVAGNMMLVIAIGGLLANLLSFWLLHHGSGEKNLNVRAAALHVLGDLLGSVGAIVAALVILFTGWTPIDPILSILVSVLVLRSGWRLIKESGHELLEGAPQHIDIAKLQRALVRDISEVRNVHHVHLWQVGEKPLITLHVQIIPPYDHDALLLRIHDYLHHHYHIEHATVQMEYQRCESDDCDSRWAQSGGEEHLHHH, via the coding sequence ATGGCTCACAACCACATGAAGAAGGATGCTAACCGCTCACGCTTGCTGGCGGCATTTATTGTTACCGCCGTATTTATGTTGGCAGAAGTCGCTGGCGGCCTGCTTTCAGGTTCACTGGCGCTACTGGCAGATGCCGGACATATGCTCACCGACGCCGCAGCTCTGCTGATAGCTCTGTTGGCAACACACTTTGCACGCCGCAAGCCCAGTGGACATCATTCGTTCGGGTTTCTGCGTCTGACCACGCTGGCAGCCTTTGTTAACGCTATTGCCCTGTTGGTGATCACCGTGCTGATTGTCTGGGAGGCTGTACAACGTTTCTGGCATCCGCAGCCGGTAGCGGGCAATATGATGCTGGTCATCGCCATCGGTGGCCTGCTGGCCAATTTGCTCTCCTTTTGGCTACTGCACCACGGCAGTGGCGAGAAAAACCTTAATGTCCGCGCCGCCGCGCTGCACGTTCTGGGCGATCTGCTTGGTTCCGTCGGGGCTATTGTCGCCGCGCTGGTGATTTTGTTTACCGGCTGGACTCCGATAGACCCGATACTCTCTATTCTGGTCTCGGTACTGGTATTACGAAGCGGCTGGAGGCTGATCAAAGAAAGCGGGCATGAACTGCTGGAGGGAGCACCACAGCATATCGACATTGCTAAGCTACAGCGTGCGCTGGTTCGCGATATATCAGAAGTACGAAATGTTCATCATGTGCATTTATGGCAGGTGGGGGAGAAACCGCTAATCACTCTGCATGTCCAGATTATCCCACCTTACGATCATGACGCACTGCTGCTGCGCATTCATGATTACTTGCATCATCATTATCATATTGAGCACGCCACGGTGCAAATGGAGTATCAGCGCTGTGAGTCTGACGATTGCGACAGCCGTTGGGCACAGTCAGGCGGCGAAGAGCATCTTCATCACCATTAA
- the aroG gene encoding 3-deoxy-7-phosphoheptulonate synthase AroG, with protein sequence MNYQNDDLRIKEIKELLPPVALFEKFPATDKAAATVSSARRSIHQILQKQDDRLLVVIGPCSIHDTVAAKEYAIRLLALREELNDSLEIVMRVYFEKPRTTVGWKGLINDPFMDGSFRINDGLRIARQLLVEINDIGLPTAGEFLDMITPQYVADLMSWGAIGARTTESQVHRELSSGLSCPVGFKNGTDGTIKVAIDAIGAASAPHCFLSVTKYGHSAIVETSGNTDCHIILRGGKEPNYSAHHVSEVKTGLEKAGLPAQMMIDFSHANSSKQFKRQMIVAEDVALQIAKGEKAIIGVMIESHLVEGNQNTDNGESLVYGKSVTDGCIGWEDTETVLRQLAQAVETRRK encoded by the coding sequence ATGAATTATCAGAACGATGACTTAAGAATCAAAGAGATAAAGGAGCTTTTGCCTCCTGTGGCATTATTCGAAAAATTCCCTGCCACGGACAAGGCGGCTGCAACGGTCTCCTCAGCCCGTCGATCGATTCATCAGATCCTTCAAAAACAAGATGATCGGCTGCTGGTGGTGATCGGCCCGTGCTCCATCCACGATACCGTTGCGGCCAAAGAGTACGCCATCCGGCTGTTGGCCCTCCGGGAAGAGCTAAATGATTCACTGGAAATCGTGATGCGTGTCTATTTCGAGAAACCGCGCACGACAGTGGGCTGGAAGGGATTAATTAACGATCCCTTTATGGATGGCAGCTTCCGTATCAATGACGGTCTGCGCATCGCTCGCCAGCTATTGGTAGAGATCAATGACATCGGTTTACCGACTGCCGGAGAGTTTCTGGATATGATTACTCCGCAGTACGTTGCCGACCTGATGAGTTGGGGCGCTATTGGTGCGCGTACCACCGAGTCTCAGGTGCACCGCGAGCTATCTTCCGGGCTGTCCTGTCCCGTGGGTTTCAAAAACGGCACGGATGGCACCATTAAGGTTGCAATCGACGCTATCGGTGCGGCGAGCGCGCCACACTGCTTCCTTTCGGTGACAAAGTACGGCCATTCTGCCATCGTTGAAACCAGTGGCAACACTGACTGCCACATTATTTTGCGCGGTGGTAAAGAACCAAACTACAGTGCACATCATGTTAGTGAAGTCAAAACCGGGCTCGAAAAAGCGGGACTTCCGGCTCAAATGATGATCGACTTCAGCCATGCGAACAGCAGCAAGCAGTTTAAAAGGCAGATGATAGTCGCTGAAGATGTTGCGCTACAGATTGCGAAGGGTGAAAAAGCCATTATTGGCGTGATGATTGAAAGCCACCTTGTGGAAGGTAATCAGAACACGGATAACGGAGAATCGCTGGTATACGGCAAGAGCGTAACGGATGGCTGCATAGGTTGGGAAGATACCGAAACCGTGCTGCGTCAGCTGGCGCAGGCGGTGGAAACTCGGCGTAAATAG
- a CDS encoding protein YbgS, with amino-acid sequence MMNKFAMVLLTAAMTLGSGAVMAASGNGSANAAADAGAIAPGAKDNLAPNHVDNSKINTEGSSALKHKKKHHGLSANDVHKNTQCKEGKCTNINTKVGNGADTKTNGTSQ; translated from the coding sequence ATGATGAATAAATTTGCAATGGTATTGCTGACAGCAGCAATGACCCTGGGTAGTGGAGCAGTGATGGCAGCAAGCGGTAACGGTTCAGCCAATGCGGCTGCAGACGCCGGTGCGATAGCGCCCGGTGCAAAAGATAATCTTGCTCCTAACCACGTCGATAACAGTAAAATCAATACCGAGGGTAGCAGCGCACTGAAACATAAGAAAAAGCATCACGGCCTGAGTGCAAATGACGTGCACAAAAATACCCAGTGTAAAGAGGGTAAATGCACCAACATCAATACGAAGGTTGGTAACGGTGCTGATACCAAAACTAACGGTACCAGCCAGTAA
- a CDS encoding RHS repeat domain-containing protein: MDSNDNGIDNVILSTQQDNFISACMSGVDPRTGFFNHATTIFDYSSVISDAKFSFVLNYNSKALDYNQGYGYGFTDNLSRYDAEKKTLMLSSGQVYTISNDKADDARDLVSFDFENFTFTKYKVGDVLGEAPRINYYIKYIDGVIERMQNLDLRGQKQKIYVPVVIYFGIISEIHLQWDYIEGIPFLQSVKEQKSGTYTSGYLLSFMATNENERTIRLFENEPYEYKVTLHINEKKLLVKIKNYGLDASGHYNWEFKYTNKAGKGRLLNEIGYPCGRNDKIEYIRARNSPNIIPLNSFKLFVVRRYYITPQFAADMKKIITQYNFKKFDESERYSSAEEYMDVRFRVIKRITRNYNKFHLLVSEMKEVGVTATNVIYTYANCDEKKELLQQDINYQCITKTETTFTDLSIAKNNTRQDAVEMSYDERGNLIRQVNNNISIIFFSYAIKVHQGGILVDIPNGMRLLESIEIMYLKSEGNNIVKEYEYELIAKPAVMISNPEEPKTYKLVLINENTLINNISIKSTSLKYFESIHDRENLGKLKSSTIKYFDRIKVKEFIWSGGIYYDDFTLYTKTKINEIEIEEVVIWNSVTGLLCSITDSLGRKLEYKRDKIGRILGAIMTSNINDDARSKKFQYSYEYSIENISGVLYYQKKTIDLNHNNIYERYDGLGRLQCVAMKKKHDDEEKILHAYKYDYLSRIDYEEHLTYKGNKSISLISIYSYDDWGYIKTLRHNDGVEENIVTDLINRTKSHWLAFGEEVINETTVTFDINNQPVSFKRYFSEGIILQTIFERDFCGRLVKYHDELGSITQYEYDLFDRVEKIVFPDNSFINKKYNKYSEQQLVEKITFTSADGKKYDIGVQDFDELERIVERESYGVTTKYVYTQHEPLPIEIIFSDGTSNLYENDYGLNDSILSVTDNKREFLKKFKYSDVDGSLIESKFFTPHDTYIEKIEEDTINSIININTKFIHDGNIIELMYQQEDYYNNEGIYKITDETNTVFVYSRDLYGRIIEISSDKEKTEIKYDVFSRINIIKASDLEGKSVIQFSYDEFSREIGRKVKVYFESDPSISEPNIAITVTTEYNKNNLIKSRSIEQYAEDNKIDIRKETFNYDIMNRIIFYKCSGIIPTTDKNSKAIKTVGYSYDGVGNILITDTVYLDGSRTRVSFIYDEKKPFLLSWMQNESTLDITQNEFNSLGFLINKTHTERINADFSKKYDVSYRYNNLLCLSSITKTISGTHFSNESQNIVYRYGSTGKLFFRKSVKDKVKKQEIVTHRGYNDEITNFIGFKDKSMMTLIHSAYGAAKMILKNTDEPSIEYKIITNNSNTPIFVAKYWGGEYVSSEYTTIGIYGTSGKKSMQPALNGCFYDEESGGYIMGVRIYDPESMRFTTPDSLSPFNGGNINPYIYCNNNPVNNNDNTGYLTRETWKNIIYTGAVLSIGTGILTFGCSIAMSSVLISVISAIQITGGALSLATLKSINDDSELAAYGMSTLFDFGLSFFNIAKLSRLPLSKNLSRFLDFNRSLNDLRTLPVNKNRKKISGVNYLGRGVSIFNDTYKQKPRLNIYSHGKKAALVETRMDDSGKLIETSKLSSRGLDNLLRTSGGIKYDDYASIRILACHSGDHSYYKSAIGYDMHKITGLPVKAFHGDVTIFGIPPETLQSYFERYSTDPHSLYNIRKKFSAEFELIHNANYLPTYFT; the protein is encoded by the coding sequence ATGGATAGTAATGATAACGGCATTGATAATGTCATTTTAAGCACGCAACAAGATAATTTCATAAGCGCATGCATGTCTGGTGTAGATCCCCGGACGGGTTTTTTTAATCATGCGACGACTATATTTGATTATTCGTCAGTCATTTCTGATGCCAAATTTTCTTTTGTGCTGAATTATAATTCCAAGGCGCTTGATTATAACCAAGGTTATGGCTATGGATTTACAGATAACCTGTCTCGCTATGATGCGGAAAAGAAAACACTGATGCTTTCATCAGGACAGGTTTACACTATTTCCAATGATAAGGCCGATGACGCAAGAGATTTAGTCAGTTTCGATTTTGAAAACTTCACATTTACCAAATATAAAGTAGGAGACGTTCTTGGAGAAGCACCCCGAATTAACTATTACATAAAATATATCGATGGTGTTATTGAAAGAATGCAAAACTTAGATTTAAGGGGGCAGAAACAAAAAATATACGTGCCGGTCGTTATATACTTTGGCATTATTAGTGAAATACATTTGCAATGGGATTATATTGAAGGCATTCCATTTTTACAGTCAGTGAAAGAACAAAAGTCTGGCACCTATACCAGTGGGTATCTTTTGTCATTCATGGCGACTAATGAAAATGAAAGAACCATACGACTATTTGAAAATGAGCCTTATGAGTATAAGGTGACCCTGCATATAAATGAAAAAAAACTTCTGGTAAAAATAAAAAATTATGGGCTAGACGCCAGTGGTCATTATAACTGGGAGTTTAAATACACAAATAAAGCAGGCAAAGGCAGGCTTTTGAATGAAATAGGATATCCATGCGGCAGGAATGATAAAATTGAATATATCAGAGCAAGGAACAGCCCCAATATAATACCTCTAAACAGTTTTAAATTATTTGTGGTAAGAAGGTACTATATAACACCTCAGTTTGCTGCAGATATGAAGAAAATTATTACGCAGTATAATTTTAAAAAGTTCGACGAGAGCGAACGATATTCCTCTGCTGAAGAGTATATGGATGTAAGATTTAGAGTAATAAAAAGAATTACCAGAAATTACAACAAATTTCATTTGTTAGTCAGTGAAATGAAAGAAGTAGGAGTGACTGCGACAAATGTTATATACACTTACGCAAATTGTGATGAAAAAAAGGAATTATTACAGCAAGACATTAACTATCAATGCATCACAAAGACCGAAACGACGTTTACCGATTTGAGTATCGCTAAGAACAATACGAGACAAGATGCGGTTGAAATGTCCTATGATGAGAGAGGTAATCTAATCAGGCAGGTAAATAATAATATTTCGATAATATTTTTTTCTTATGCCATAAAAGTACATCAAGGTGGAATTTTAGTTGATATTCCTAATGGAATGAGATTGCTTGAGTCAATTGAGATAATGTATCTCAAAAGTGAAGGTAACAATATCGTTAAAGAATATGAATACGAGTTGATTGCTAAACCTGCCGTAATGATTTCGAACCCCGAAGAACCTAAAACTTACAAGTTGGTGCTGATTAATGAAAACACACTCATTAATAATATTTCAATAAAGTCCACCTCACTAAAATACTTCGAAAGTATTCATGACAGAGAAAACTTAGGGAAATTAAAGTCTTCAACTATTAAGTATTTTGACAGAATAAAAGTCAAAGAGTTTATATGGTCTGGCGGAATTTACTATGATGATTTCACACTATATACGAAAACAAAAATAAATGAAATTGAAATTGAAGAGGTTGTGATATGGAATTCCGTAACGGGCCTTTTGTGCAGCATCACTGATAGCCTGGGGAGGAAATTAGAGTATAAGAGGGATAAGATAGGGCGAATTCTTGGCGCAATAATGACTTCGAATATCAATGATGATGCGAGGTCAAAAAAGTTTCAATATTCCTATGAATATAGTATTGAAAATATTTCAGGGGTCTTATATTACCAAAAAAAAACGATAGATTTGAATCATAACAATATTTATGAAAGATATGATGGTCTTGGCAGGCTACAATGTGTAGCAATGAAAAAAAAACACGATGATGAAGAAAAAATACTCCACGCTTACAAGTATGACTACCTTTCAAGAATCGATTACGAAGAGCATTTGACTTATAAAGGAAATAAAAGCATTAGTCTGATAAGTATCTATTCTTATGATGATTGGGGATATATTAAAACCTTAAGACATAATGATGGTGTTGAAGAGAATATCGTTACGGATTTGATAAACCGAACCAAATCGCATTGGTTGGCATTTGGCGAAGAAGTTATAAATGAAACGACCGTTACATTTGATATCAACAATCAGCCCGTGAGCTTTAAAAGATATTTTTCTGAAGGAATAATATTGCAAACAATTTTCGAAAGAGATTTTTGCGGAAGGTTAGTTAAGTATCATGATGAATTAGGAAGTATAACCCAATATGAGTATGATTTGTTTGACAGGGTCGAGAAAATCGTATTTCCCGACAATTCTTTCATCAATAAAAAATATAACAAATATTCAGAGCAGCAGCTGGTGGAGAAAATCACATTTACATCCGCTGATGGTAAGAAATATGATATAGGTGTTCAAGATTTTGACGAATTAGAACGAATAGTTGAAAGAGAATCTTATGGGGTAACAACAAAGTATGTTTATACTCAGCATGAGCCGCTTCCGATAGAAATTATTTTTTCTGACGGCACAAGTAATCTCTATGAAAATGACTATGGTTTGAATGATAGTATTTTATCCGTGACTGATAATAAAAGGGAATTTCTAAAAAAATTCAAATACTCAGACGTCGATGGTTCACTCATCGAGTCAAAGTTTTTTACTCCACACGATACCTACATAGAAAAAATTGAAGAGGACACCATAAACAGCATCATAAATATTAACACTAAGTTTATTCATGATGGAAATATTATCGAACTGATGTATCAGCAAGAAGATTATTATAATAATGAAGGGATATATAAAATCACGGATGAAACGAACACTGTATTTGTATATTCTCGTGACCTGTATGGAAGAATAATTGAGATCTCGTCAGACAAAGAGAAAACAGAGATTAAGTATGATGTATTCAGCAGGATTAATATCATTAAGGCATCTGACCTGGAGGGAAAGTCCGTTATTCAATTTTCCTACGATGAATTCAGCAGAGAGATTGGTCGAAAAGTGAAGGTTTATTTCGAAAGCGATCCTTCTATCAGCGAGCCAAATATTGCTATTACAGTCACTACTGAATACAACAAAAATAATTTGATAAAATCACGTTCGATCGAACAATACGCTGAAGATAATAAAATAGACATTAGAAAAGAGACTTTCAACTACGATATTATGAATCGAATCATATTTTATAAATGTAGTGGCATCATACCGACCACAGATAAAAATAGCAAAGCTATAAAAACGGTGGGATATTCCTACGATGGCGTGGGTAACATATTAATTACTGATACTGTTTATTTAGACGGCAGCAGAACTCGTGTATCATTCATCTATGATGAGAAGAAGCCTTTTTTATTGAGCTGGATGCAAAATGAAAGCACCCTTGATATAACACAGAATGAGTTTAACAGTCTCGGTTTTCTCATTAATAAAACGCACACGGAAAGAATTAATGCTGATTTTTCTAAGAAATATGATGTTAGCTATAGATATAATAACCTGTTGTGTTTGTCATCTATCACGAAAACTATCTCAGGTACTCATTTCTCCAATGAAAGCCAGAATATAGTATACCGTTATGGCTCTACGGGAAAACTGTTCTTCAGAAAGTCAGTGAAGGATAAGGTTAAGAAACAGGAAATAGTGACTCACCGGGGATATAATGATGAAATAACCAACTTTATTGGTTTTAAAGATAAATCGATGATGACGCTAATCCACTCTGCATATGGGGCGGCTAAAATGATACTCAAAAATACCGATGAGCCGAGTATCGAATATAAAATTATTACTAACAATTCGAATACTCCGATTTTTGTGGCAAAATATTGGGGCGGTGAGTATGTGAGCAGCGAATACACCACAATAGGAATCTACGGAACTTCAGGGAAAAAAAGTATGCAACCTGCCTTAAATGGTTGCTTTTATGATGAAGAGTCCGGTGGATATATTATGGGGGTAAGGATATACGACCCTGAGAGTATGAGGTTTACCACGCCAGATAGTTTATCACCTTTCAATGGAGGCAATATAAACCCTTATATCTATTGCAATAATAATCCTGTAAATAATAATGATAACACGGGTTACCTTACCAGGGAGACGTGGAAGAATATAATATATACTGGGGCAGTACTATCTATAGGTACTGGTATATTAACATTCGGCTGTTCAATTGCGATGTCATCGGTGTTAATAAGCGTTATTTCAGCAATACAGATTACAGGAGGTGCGTTGAGCCTGGCAACGCTAAAAAGTATTAATGATGATTCAGAATTGGCTGCATATGGCATGTCAACGCTATTCGATTTTGGCCTGTCATTTTTTAATATTGCAAAATTGTCCAGGCTCCCCTTATCAAAGAATTTGAGCAGGTTTTTAGATTTCAACAGAAGTTTAAATGATCTTAGAACATTGCCCGTGAACAAAAACAGAAAAAAAATATCCGGGGTAAACTACCTCGGCAGAGGAGTGAGTATATTTAACGATACCTACAAACAAAAACCGAGGTTAAATATTTACTCACATGGAAAAAAGGCTGCCCTGGTTGAAACACGAATGGATGATTCAGGTAAGCTTATCGAAACGTCTAAACTCAGTTCACGAGGGCTGGATAATTTGTTGCGCACTAGCGGAGGGATTAAATATGACGATTATGCCTCTATAAGAATCTTAGCCTGCCATTCAGGTGACCACAGTTATTATAAATCAGCGATTGGGTATGATATGCATAAAATAACAGGTCTGCCGGTGAAGGCTTTTCATGGGGATGTGACCATTTTTGGCATTCCACCGGAAACGTTACAAAGTTATTTTGAAAGATATTCTACTGACCCTCATTCTCTCTATAATATTCGTAAGAAATTTTCCGCAGAATTCGAACTTATCCATAACGCTAACTATCTACCTACGTATTTTACTTAA